The Micromonospora sp. M71_S20 genome has a window encoding:
- a CDS encoding globin domain-containing protein gives MDDFARLLKESWTLVEEHRERLSGHFYARLFLLDPELRKLFPVEMTGQGDRILEAIVTAAQTVGDPESFDEYLRALGRDHRKYHVDAAHYETMGVALLDALRSIAGDGWNLEYDQAWRDAYAAISEKMLAGAAADDNPPFWHAEVLTHERYGRDTAVLTCRALQHPLSWKAGQYVSLEVPRHLPRVWRTYSVANAPNEDNVLEFHVRTPAGAGWVSGALVRRVKPGDLLRVAAPMGSMTLDRSSERDILCVAGGVGLAPIKALVEELAGYNRTRWVHVFYGARTAADLYGLAGLQELVAAHPWLSVTPACSEDPDFDGELGDVSDVVSRYGPWTAHDCYVSGSARMVRATLRVLAEDGVPPENTRYDTFGNL, from the coding sequence GTGGACGACTTCGCAAGGCTGCTGAAGGAGAGCTGGACCCTGGTCGAGGAGCACCGGGAGCGGCTGAGCGGTCACTTCTACGCCCGGCTCTTCCTCCTCGACCCCGAGCTGCGCAAGCTCTTCCCGGTGGAGATGACCGGGCAGGGCGACCGGATCCTGGAGGCGATCGTCACCGCCGCCCAGACGGTCGGCGACCCGGAGAGCTTCGACGAGTACCTGCGCGCGCTGGGCCGGGACCACCGCAAGTACCACGTCGACGCGGCGCACTACGAGACCATGGGCGTGGCCCTGCTGGACGCGCTGCGCAGCATCGCCGGCGACGGCTGGAACCTGGAGTACGACCAGGCGTGGCGGGACGCGTACGCGGCGATCTCGGAGAAGATGCTGGCCGGCGCGGCGGCCGACGACAACCCGCCGTTCTGGCACGCGGAGGTGCTGACCCACGAGCGGTACGGCAGGGACACGGCGGTACTGACCTGCCGGGCGTTGCAGCATCCGCTGTCGTGGAAGGCCGGCCAGTACGTCAGTCTGGAGGTGCCCCGACACCTGCCCCGGGTGTGGCGCACCTACTCGGTGGCGAACGCCCCGAACGAGGACAACGTGCTGGAGTTCCACGTCCGTACGCCGGCGGGCGCCGGCTGGGTGTCCGGGGCGCTGGTGCGCCGGGTCAAGCCCGGCGACCTGCTCCGGGTGGCGGCGCCGATGGGGTCGATGACGCTGGACCGTTCCTCGGAGCGGGACATCCTCTGCGTGGCGGGTGGCGTCGGGCTGGCTCCGATCAAGGCGCTGGTGGAGGAGCTGGCCGGCTACAACCGGACCCGCTGGGTGCACGTCTTCTACGGCGCCCGTACGGCGGCGGACCTGTACGGCCTGGCCGGGCTCCAGGAGCTGGTGGCCGCGCACCCGTGGTTGTCGGTCACTCCGGCGTGCAGCGAGGATCCCGACTTCGACGGCGAGCTGGGTGACGTCTCCGACGTGGTCAGCCGGTACGGCCCGTGGACGGCGCACGACTGCTACGTCTCGGGTTCCGCCCGCATGGTCCGGGCCACCCTCCGGGTCCTCGCCGAGGACGGCGTCCCGCCGGAGAACACCCGCTACGACACCTTCGGCAACCTCTAG
- a CDS encoding CPBP family intramembrane glutamic endopeptidase: MTVELERPATRRMLGAETLLVLGLSLGQSAVYATVSIVAKLTADGPLSKQTAALNTSVSPRPWLDLTYQLLGIVFALLPVLLAVHLLARDPGDPARTLGLDARRPGQDLARGAGLAALIGLPGLALFWAAAQLGVNATLVPAALPELWWTVPVLILAAVQNSVLEEVIVVGYLVTRLRQLQWRVGAIVATSALLRGSYHLYQGFGAFLGNVVMGVVFSLFYLRTRRVMPLVVAHTLLDVVAFVGYALLPREWFGWL, translated from the coding sequence GTGACCGTTGAGCTGGAACGCCCGGCGACCCGCCGGATGCTCGGCGCCGAGACGCTGCTCGTGCTCGGCCTCTCGCTCGGCCAGTCCGCCGTCTACGCGACGGTGTCGATCGTCGCGAAGCTGACCGCCGACGGGCCGCTGTCGAAGCAGACCGCCGCCCTCAACACCTCGGTGTCGCCCCGGCCGTGGCTGGACCTGACGTACCAGCTGCTCGGGATCGTCTTCGCGCTGCTGCCGGTGCTGCTCGCCGTACACCTGCTGGCGCGGGACCCCGGCGATCCGGCACGGACGCTCGGCCTGGACGCCCGGCGGCCCGGTCAGGACCTGGCCCGCGGCGCCGGCCTGGCCGCGCTGATCGGCCTGCCCGGCCTGGCGCTCTTCTGGGCGGCGGCGCAGCTCGGCGTCAACGCCACGCTGGTGCCGGCCGCGCTGCCCGAACTCTGGTGGACGGTGCCGGTGCTGATCCTCGCCGCCGTGCAGAACTCGGTGCTGGAGGAGGTGATCGTGGTCGGCTACCTGGTCACCCGGCTGCGTCAGCTTCAGTGGCGGGTCGGCGCGATCGTGGCGACGAGCGCCCTGCTGCGCGGCTCCTACCACCTCTACCAGGGCTTCGGCGCCTTCCTCGGCAACGTGGTGATGGGCGTCGTGTTCAGCCTCTTCTACCTGCGCACCCGCCGGGTCATGCCGCTGGTCGTCGCGCACACGCTGCTCGACGTGGTCGCCTTCGTCGGCTACGCCCTGCTGCCGAGGGAGTGGTTCGGCTGGCTCTGA
- the fxlM gene encoding methyltransferase, FxLD system, with translation MARETQRLERRVTHTADRSDSSDRVGQIRDALVDRLIADDMITSSAVEAAFRTVPRHAFVPAGTPLEVVYDVDQSVITKTDEHGVHLSSVSAAYIQARMIEQAGVGPGMRVLEIGSGGYNAALLAEVVGVDGQVVSVDIDAEITDRARVLLRETGYDRRVRVLQADAVHGMPGEGVFDRILVTVGAWDICPAWLDHLAPDGVIVVPLRMNGVTRTIAFRRNGDHLTSTSSEVAGFVPLQGDGARPERIFRLPDRQGQFVSLRFDVGAPDDVRQLDGVLDTERTEVWSGVTIGLSESFADLHLWLAGFLPGFCLLAADDGTELAAERRWFPFGVVRGDSFAYLAWRPTDEGSRAELGARAFGAHGKDSAAAMSEQIQAWYQRARRGPAPTFAYWPAGTSAGAVPDNVAVLKKTHGLLMISWPVAS, from the coding sequence ATGGCACGAGAAACCCAGAGATTGGAGCGCCGAGTGACGCACACGGCTGACAGGTCGGATTCCTCGGATCGAGTCGGGCAGATTCGAGATGCCCTCGTGGACCGGCTCATCGCTGACGACATGATCACCTCCTCAGCCGTGGAGGCGGCGTTCCGGACGGTACCGCGGCATGCGTTCGTGCCTGCGGGCACGCCACTCGAGGTCGTCTACGACGTTGACCAGTCGGTGATCACGAAGACGGATGAGCACGGGGTTCATCTGTCCTCGGTCAGCGCCGCGTACATCCAGGCCCGCATGATCGAGCAAGCCGGCGTCGGACCCGGAATGCGGGTCCTAGAGATCGGTTCGGGTGGTTACAACGCGGCGCTGCTGGCTGAGGTGGTCGGTGTGGACGGCCAGGTCGTCAGCGTGGACATCGACGCCGAGATTACGGACCGGGCCAGGGTCCTGCTGCGCGAGACGGGCTATGACCGCCGGGTACGGGTGTTGCAGGCCGACGCGGTGCACGGCATGCCCGGTGAGGGTGTGTTCGACCGGATCCTCGTCACGGTCGGCGCGTGGGACATCTGTCCCGCCTGGCTGGATCACCTCGCACCGGACGGGGTGATCGTGGTGCCGTTGCGGATGAACGGCGTGACCCGGACGATCGCATTCCGCCGCAACGGCGACCACTTGACCAGTACCTCGAGTGAGGTGGCGGGATTCGTGCCCCTGCAGGGCGACGGTGCGCGGCCCGAGCGGATCTTCCGGCTGCCCGACCGGCAGGGCCAGTTTGTCAGCTTGCGTTTCGACGTCGGCGCTCCGGACGACGTCCGTCAGCTGGATGGTGTGCTGGACACCGAACGCACCGAGGTCTGGTCGGGAGTCACGATCGGCCTCAGCGAGTCCTTCGCGGATCTTCACCTGTGGCTGGCCGGGTTCCTGCCCGGCTTCTGCCTGCTCGCGGCGGACGACGGTACCGAGCTGGCTGCCGAGCGTCGCTGGTTTCCGTTCGGTGTCGTGCGCGGTGACTCGTTCGCCTACCTGGCCTGGCGTCCGACCGACGAGGGCTCGAGGGCCGAGCTCGGGGCTCGCGCCTTCGGGGCGCACGGCAAGGACTCCGCAGCGGCCATGTCGGAGCAGATTCAGGCCTGGTATCAGCGGGCCCGCCGCGGGCCGGCGCCGACGTTCGCCTACTGGCCGGCCGGTACCAGCGCCGGCGCGGTGCCGGACAACGTAGCGGTGCTGAAGAAGACGCACGGCCTGCTCATGATCTCCTGGCCGGTGGCAAGCTAG
- a CDS encoding FxLD family lanthipeptide — protein MAPLLELERTDAATATTEDDFVLDMRVVESTTPLVIMMCSTSDGCGSSCSTSACATKSSDPV, from the coding sequence ATGGCCCCGCTGCTGGAACTCGAGCGCACGGACGCCGCCACCGCAACCACCGAGGACGACTTCGTGCTCGACATGCGGGTCGTGGAGTCCACGACCCCGCTGGTGATCATGATGTGCAGCACCAGCGACGGCTGCGGCAGCAGCTGCAGCACGAGTGCCTGCGCGACCAAGTCCAGCGACCCCGTCTGA
- a CDS encoding lantibiotic dehydratase codes for MVRATTDPGDFDVPSQLDLADDALVLHDGMAWLMKTWARSDVRDALSLASPTLAAQLDRITERPDTAPVKAVRRAVISVAGYLLRWQRRATPFGLFAGVTMAAEGAGSVAVGRRHRVIARVDSEWLTAVIGRLEEYPLLRRQLHLVADNTGVVRDGRFITARRADPGSGKAVPLRDASVRYTAPVKAALAVAAIPVRYDDLAVELAEQFPAARPGQITTVLDNLLLQGALISALRPPMTTLDGLTHVIDTVTAAGGEQFTDVAPLLRDLEKVRELIDQHNVVDDPVQAAAIRASVMQRMREVVPGSQDVLAVDVRLDAQIRLPQQVLAEAVEAANVLLRVSTKPFGSTAWQDYRSRFRARYGQGALVPVRDLVADSGLGYPTGYLGAPRAHPSWRAINERDAAFLALVQRAALDGRDEISLTDADVEALTVGEPADVIPPARIELGVAVHAASIEALDRGEFRLRFAAAPGMPTSMAGRFIHLFDKHQQAQMAAACAPSSPSGDAVAVQLSFPPRRPHNENVTRVPQLLPDVLALAEHPTGNPIRLDDLAVTADADQMYLVQISTGRRVIPNIPHALDTIVQSPPLARFLAEVADARTAVFGPLDVGAARTLPYLPRVRYRRTILAAARWLLTTNDLPSRAGQGWEPALQAWQRQWRVPARVVLCHGEFRQPLNLDHRLDRALLRRRLAQAGRVELQEDAQPEDHGWIGRAAELLIPMLATAPPRRPLPHLAPPGRLQVPGNTAVVQARLAGSPARFDDIIRHLPPLTASLRGEVRRWWIRRQRDLVRMDADQHLILVLRLTEPEHHAAVTAALAAFATELTARGLPNQLSLVPYQDHPGRYGYDEALTAAEDVFCTDTACVIAQMATADDLGIAAQALAAASMARIAAAFATDESSGNQALLRCLPQQPGALDRTLCERTLQLVDLSIDARQPQPRTAAEALVDAWLARDTALRRYFRTVAVQRDPVGLLPTLLRDHHIRALGVDPTFEQSTNRLARAAALRALARIGQR; via the coding sequence ATGGTGCGCGCCACGACGGATCCCGGCGATTTCGATGTGCCTTCTCAGCTGGACCTAGCCGATGATGCCCTGGTGCTGCATGACGGCATGGCGTGGCTGATGAAGACGTGGGCGCGTTCTGACGTCCGCGACGCGCTCAGTCTGGCGAGTCCCACGCTGGCGGCGCAGCTCGACCGAATCACCGAGCGTCCCGACACGGCGCCGGTCAAGGCCGTTCGCCGGGCGGTCATCTCCGTCGCCGGATATCTGCTGCGGTGGCAGCGCCGCGCTACGCCTTTCGGTTTATTCGCCGGCGTCACGATGGCCGCCGAAGGAGCGGGCAGCGTGGCGGTGGGACGACGGCACCGCGTGATCGCGCGCGTCGACAGCGAGTGGCTCACGGCCGTGATCGGCCGGCTGGAGGAGTACCCGCTCCTGCGACGTCAGCTGCACCTTGTTGCCGACAACACCGGCGTCGTTCGTGACGGCCGGTTCATCACCGCCCGCCGCGCCGACCCGGGCAGCGGCAAGGCGGTTCCGCTGCGCGACGCGTCCGTGCGCTACACGGCACCGGTGAAAGCCGCGCTCGCCGTCGCCGCCATTCCCGTCCGGTACGACGACCTTGCCGTCGAACTGGCCGAACAGTTCCCGGCTGCCCGACCTGGACAGATCACCACGGTCCTGGACAATCTGCTGTTGCAGGGTGCCCTCATCAGTGCACTGCGCCCACCGATGACGACCCTCGACGGCCTCACCCACGTGATCGATACGGTGACCGCCGCAGGCGGCGAACAGTTCACTGACGTCGCCCCGCTGCTGCGGGACCTTGAAAAGGTGCGGGAGCTGATCGACCAACACAACGTGGTCGACGATCCGGTGCAGGCAGCCGCGATCCGCGCATCGGTCATGCAACGGATGCGCGAGGTCGTTCCCGGCAGCCAGGATGTGCTGGCCGTCGACGTACGGCTCGACGCCCAGATCCGCCTCCCACAGCAGGTGTTGGCCGAAGCAGTCGAGGCCGCGAACGTCCTGCTGCGGGTCAGCACGAAGCCATTTGGGTCGACCGCCTGGCAGGACTACCGGTCCCGGTTCCGAGCCCGCTATGGCCAGGGCGCACTCGTGCCAGTGCGGGACCTGGTCGCCGACTCCGGGCTCGGCTATCCCACCGGCTACCTCGGTGCGCCCCGCGCGCACCCCAGCTGGCGTGCCATCAACGAGCGTGACGCGGCGTTCCTGGCCCTGGTGCAACGGGCCGCGCTCGACGGACGCGACGAGATCAGCCTGACCGATGCGGATGTCGAGGCGCTAACCGTGGGCGAACCGGCAGACGTGATACCGCCGGCACGCATCGAACTCGGCGTGGCGGTCCACGCCGCGTCGATTGAGGCCCTCGACAGAGGCGAATTTCGGCTGCGCTTCGCTGCGGCGCCGGGCATGCCGACGAGCATGGCGGGCCGCTTCATCCACCTCTTCGACAAGCACCAGCAGGCTCAGATGGCTGCCGCCTGCGCCCCGAGTTCGCCGAGCGGCGACGCGGTGGCGGTGCAGCTGTCGTTCCCGCCGCGGCGCCCGCACAACGAGAACGTCACCCGGGTCCCCCAGCTCCTGCCCGACGTCCTCGCGCTCGCCGAACACCCCACCGGCAATCCGATCCGCCTCGATGACCTGGCCGTCACCGCCGACGCCGACCAGATGTACCTGGTGCAGATCTCCACCGGCCGCCGGGTCATCCCCAACATTCCGCACGCACTCGACACCATCGTGCAAAGTCCCCCGCTGGCACGCTTCCTCGCCGAGGTCGCCGACGCGCGCACCGCGGTGTTTGGCCCGCTCGACGTCGGTGCAGCCCGCACCCTGCCGTACCTGCCGCGCGTCCGGTATCGCCGCACGATTCTCGCTGCCGCACGATGGCTGCTCACTACCAATGACCTGCCGTCCCGAGCCGGTCAGGGTTGGGAGCCCGCGCTGCAGGCGTGGCAGCGGCAGTGGCGTGTCCCGGCCCGTGTCGTGCTCTGTCACGGGGAGTTTCGCCAGCCCTTGAATCTCGACCACCGCCTGGACCGGGCACTGCTGCGTAGGCGTCTGGCCCAGGCCGGACGGGTGGAGCTGCAGGAGGACGCCCAGCCCGAGGACCATGGGTGGATCGGCCGTGCCGCCGAGCTGCTGATTCCGATGCTTGCGACCGCGCCACCGCGCCGGCCGCTTCCTCACCTCGCACCGCCCGGTCGGCTTCAGGTGCCCGGCAACACGGCCGTGGTGCAGGCTCGTCTGGCCGGCAGCCCGGCCCGCTTCGACGACATCATCCGGCACCTCCCGCCGCTCACCGCTTCACTGCGCGGCGAGGTACGCCGGTGGTGGATTCGGCGCCAGCGCGACCTGGTTCGGATGGACGCCGACCAGCACCTCATCCTCGTGCTCCGGCTGACCGAGCCCGAGCACCACGCGGCCGTCACCGCAGCCCTGGCCGCGTTCGCCACCGAGCTCACAGCCCGTGGCTTGCCTAACCAGTTGTCACTCGTGCCGTACCAGGACCATCCCGGCCGCTACGGCTACGACGAGGCGCTCACTGCCGCCGAGGACGTGTTCTGCACCGACACCGCCTGCGTCATCGCCCAGATGGCAACCGCCGACGACCTGGGCATTGCGGCGCAGGCGCTGGCCGCCGCGTCCATGGCCCGGATCGCCGCCGCGTTCGCCACCGACGAAAGCTCGGGAAATCAGGCCCTGCTGCGGTGCCTGCCGCAGCAGCCCGGGGCGTTGGACCGCACGCTGTGCGAGCGAACGCTACAACTGGTCGACCTCTCTATCGACGCGCGGCAGCCACAGCCACGCACCGCTGCGGAGGCGCTCGTCGACGCGTGGCTGGCTCGCGACACCGCCCTACGCCGCTACTTCCGCACCGTCGCCGTTCAACGCGACCCGGTTGGTCTCCTGCCGACCTTGCTGCGCGACCACCATATCCGTGCGCTCGGCGTCGATCCCACCTTCGAGCAGAGCACCAACCGCCTGGCCCGCGCCGCCGCGCTGCGCGCTCTCGCCCGGATCGGCCAGCGATGA
- a CDS encoding lanthionine synthetase C family protein, producing MGGPDAVRQSLATGTAGIALLHLERALTGTASWPDAHAQTRAAATGALDGGQHAGLYYGTPAIAFLLHCAAKADHRYETAAATLDQHVTRLTHRRLTAATARMQHGGAASLAEYDLFYGLTGIGALLMQRMPTSDTFADLLRYLTVLIRPRKQDGLLLPGWWAAHDPDPTLPTPGGHANLGMAHGAAGILALLALAMRHGHGVDHHAEAIDQLTRWFDRWRQHDADGSTWWPQWLTLDDLRTGRLSQPAPGRPSWCYGTPGIARALQLAAIATDDPARRADAEHALAACLTDRHLNRLTDLGLCHGLAGLYATAHQAAADAQSPALKQQLPALATAIQKAAQTNDQHGNAGLLTGHAGIHLAAETARHGITRTGWDTCLLIT from the coding sequence ATGGGCGGCCCGGATGCCGTCCGCCAGTCGCTGGCCACCGGCACGGCAGGGATCGCTCTGCTACACCTCGAACGCGCCCTCACCGGTACCGCATCCTGGCCAGACGCGCATGCGCAGACCCGGGCAGCGGCCACCGGGGCGCTCGACGGCGGCCAGCACGCCGGCTTGTACTACGGCACCCCAGCGATCGCATTCCTCCTGCACTGCGCCGCCAAGGCCGACCACCGCTACGAAACAGCCGCAGCGACCCTCGACCAACACGTCACCCGGCTTACCCATCGTCGCCTCACCGCCGCCACCGCCCGAATGCAGCACGGCGGCGCGGCCTCGCTCGCCGAGTACGACCTCTTCTACGGCCTCACCGGCATCGGCGCACTACTGATGCAGCGCATGCCCACCAGCGACACTTTCGCTGATCTGCTGCGATACCTGACTGTGCTGATCCGCCCGCGGAAGCAAGACGGCCTCCTGCTGCCCGGCTGGTGGGCCGCCCACGACCCCGACCCGACCCTGCCCACGCCGGGTGGACACGCCAACCTCGGGATGGCTCACGGAGCAGCGGGCATCCTCGCCCTGCTTGCCCTCGCGATGCGCCACGGCCACGGTGTGGACCACCACGCCGAGGCCATCGACCAGCTCACCCGCTGGTTCGACCGATGGCGCCAGCACGACGCCGACGGCAGCACCTGGTGGCCACAGTGGCTCACCCTCGACGACCTAAGAACCGGTCGCCTAAGCCAGCCCGCACCAGGCCGGCCGTCCTGGTGCTACGGCACCCCGGGTATTGCCCGTGCACTCCAGCTCGCCGCGATCGCCACCGACGACCCGGCCCGCCGCGCCGATGCCGAACACGCCCTCGCCGCCTGCCTCACCGACCGCCACCTCAACCGGCTCACCGACCTCGGCCTCTGCCACGGCCTCGCCGGCCTCTACGCAACCGCACACCAGGCCGCTGCCGACGCCCAGAGCCCAGCCCTCAAACAACAGCTACCCGCCTTGGCCACGGCCATACAGAAGGCCGCCCAGACTAACGACCAGCATGGCAACGCCGGGCTGCTGACCGGCCACGCCGGCATCCACCTGGCAGCCGAGACCGCGCGGCACGGAATCACCCGCACTGGATGGGACACATGCCTCCTGATCACGTGA
- a CDS encoding thiopeptide-type bacteriocin biosynthesis protein has translation MTTTPLAASVLNVLAGTPLETVAATAAIDPADLADAVTTYHLAGRAALQEQADGHWYEIRAEFPDWDTAETTAVTSLGPRLDQLTNVGAFGGWWFLRKHPCWRIRFAHAQVDGVNQVLNELTAAGELNRWWPNLYEPETAAFGGTSGIQIVHDLFCADSRGVLNYLRQPQPALGRRELSLLLLGGLLQAAGLDWFERGDVFARIAHMRPLDNIANSRLDALTASVRGLLAVAPDTDNSLFGASGVVPFAAPWHTAYTSAGRALAAAATAGTLNRGLRAVVSHIVVFHWNRLGLPAHSQGILARAALEAFLPRSRP, from the coding sequence GTGACCACCACACCACTGGCCGCCAGCGTGCTCAACGTGCTCGCCGGCACCCCGCTGGAGACAGTTGCGGCAACGGCGGCCATCGATCCAGCCGACCTCGCCGACGCCGTCACGACCTACCACCTGGCCGGCCGCGCCGCGCTTCAGGAACAAGCCGACGGCCACTGGTACGAGATACGTGCCGAATTTCCCGACTGGGACACCGCAGAGACGACTGCGGTCACCTCGCTCGGTCCCCGGCTCGACCAGCTCACGAACGTGGGCGCATTCGGGGGCTGGTGGTTCCTGCGCAAACATCCCTGCTGGCGCATCCGCTTCGCCCACGCGCAGGTCGACGGCGTGAACCAGGTCCTCAACGAGCTCACCGCAGCCGGTGAACTCAACAGGTGGTGGCCCAACCTGTACGAACCGGAGACCGCCGCCTTCGGCGGCACATCCGGAATCCAAATCGTGCACGACCTGTTCTGCGCCGACAGCCGCGGCGTCCTCAACTATCTCCGCCAACCGCAGCCCGCCCTCGGACGCCGCGAGCTGTCCCTCCTGCTGCTTGGCGGCCTCCTGCAGGCCGCCGGGCTGGACTGGTTCGAACGCGGCGACGTGTTCGCTCGCATCGCCCATATGCGCCCCCTCGACAACATCGCCAACAGCCGACTCGACGCGCTCACAGCCAGCGTGCGCGGGCTGCTCGCTGTAGCGCCCGACACGGACAACTCCCTGTTCGGAGCCAGCGGTGTGGTTCCCTTCGCCGCGCCATGGCACACCGCGTACACGTCCGCCGGCCGCGCACTTGCAGCTGCCGCGACGGCCGGCACCCTCAACCGCGGTCTACGAGCTGTCGTCAGCCACATCGTGGTCTTCCACTGGAACCGGCTCGGGCTGCCCGCCCACAGCCAAGGCATCCTCGCCCGCGCCGCGCTCGAAGCGTTCCTGCCCCGGAGCCGACCATGA
- a CDS encoding PPC domain-containing DNA-binding protein, which yields MRSHDLTAGRMIGVVFDHGDDFFTALADACRAHGITQGYIPMFIAGLSRAKVVGTCQRLDNPDAPVWTHVDLANVEALGGGTIAWDNTAQRILPHIHITAGLKEHSATAHTSHLLEATVQFLTEMLIIEIDSPVMRRLPNADLYDVPQLSFG from the coding sequence ATGCGTAGCCACGACCTGACCGCAGGACGAATGATCGGTGTGGTCTTCGACCACGGCGACGACTTCTTCACCGCCCTCGCCGACGCCTGCCGCGCCCACGGCATTACACAGGGCTATATCCCCATGTTCATCGCCGGCCTCAGCAGGGCGAAGGTCGTCGGCACATGTCAACGCCTCGACAACCCCGACGCCCCCGTATGGACGCACGTCGACCTCGCGAACGTGGAAGCACTCGGTGGCGGCACCATCGCCTGGGACAACACCGCCCAGAGGATCCTCCCTCACATTCACATCACCGCCGGACTCAAGGAACACAGCGCCACCGCTCACACCAGCCACCTGCTGGAGGCCACGGTCCAATTCCTGACGGAAATGCTGATCATCGAGATTGATTCGCCGGTCATGCGCCGGCTACCGAACGCGGACTTGTACGACGTACCACAACTAAGCTTCGGCTGA
- a CDS encoding asparaginase, which translates to MPSTPTTSAPKVVVFGLGGTIAMTSGTREGVSPILSARDLVDAVPGLASARIDVEVVDFRRRPGASLTFEDVTELATAATDELAAGATGVVVTQGTDTIEETAYLLDLLHRRAEPVVVTGAMRNPTMAGADGPANLLAAIQTAASPAARAQGCLVVLADEVHAARWVTKTHSTHGDTFRSPDTGPIGAVVEGALRLLTCVPCRLTIPTLAQAARARVGLYTVSLDEDPTLLDAISRHCDGLVVAGFGVGHVPEPLVDTLSTLAARIPVVLASRTPAGPTLTRTYGFPGSEQDLLARGLIPAGWLHPYKARILLRVLLNAQVEPQYIASAIAVAGNLDAPSSWPWPAPPLTGDPTETATPHA; encoded by the coding sequence GTGCCCTCGACACCGACAACATCCGCGCCGAAGGTGGTCGTGTTCGGCCTTGGCGGCACGATCGCCATGACCAGCGGCACCAGGGAAGGCGTCAGTCCAATCCTGTCCGCACGCGACCTGGTCGACGCCGTACCAGGACTGGCCTCAGCTCGAATCGACGTCGAGGTGGTGGACTTCCGCCGCCGCCCCGGGGCGTCCCTCACGTTCGAAGATGTTACCGAGCTCGCCACCGCGGCGACTGACGAACTTGCCGCAGGTGCCACCGGAGTGGTCGTTACCCAGGGCACCGACACGATCGAGGAGACCGCCTACCTGCTCGACCTGTTGCACCGACGCGCCGAACCCGTGGTCGTCACCGGCGCGATGCGCAATCCCACCATGGCCGGCGCGGACGGCCCTGCCAACCTCCTCGCCGCCATCCAGACCGCTGCCTCCCCGGCCGCTCGGGCCCAAGGCTGCCTCGTCGTCCTCGCCGATGAAGTTCACGCCGCTCGTTGGGTCACCAAGACCCACTCCACCCACGGCGATACCTTCCGCTCGCCGGACACCGGTCCCATCGGAGCCGTCGTGGAAGGTGCCCTTAGGCTGCTGACCTGCGTGCCATGTCGGCTTACCATCCCTACCCTCGCTCAGGCCGCACGTGCGCGCGTCGGCCTTTACACAGTCAGCCTCGACGAGGATCCCACTCTCCTCGACGCCATCAGCCGGCACTGCGACGGCCTCGTCGTCGCCGGATTCGGAGTCGGCCACGTACCCGAACCCCTCGTCGACACCCTCTCCACCCTCGCCGCACGGATCCCCGTCGTCCTTGCCTCCCGCACCCCGGCTGGCCCAACGCTCACCCGCACCTACGGCTTCCCCGGTTCCGAGCAGGACCTCCTCGCCCGCGGGCTCATCCCCGCAGGCTGGCTACACCCTTACAAAGCCCGCATCCTGCTCCGCGTGCTTCTCAACGCCCAAGTCGAGCCGCAGTACATCGCTTCAGCGATCGCAGTCGCAGGCAACCTCGATGCCCCTTCCTCCTGGCCTTGGCCGGCACCACCCCTGACCGGTGACCCAACGGAGACAGCCACCCCGCATGCGTAG